One Temnothorax longispinosus isolate EJ_2023e chromosome 8, Tlon_JGU_v1, whole genome shotgun sequence genomic region harbors:
- the LOC139818207 gene encoding putative nuclease HARBI1: MSYNQHQLYEWHRTCEQIIQKYNVENLRRQKIAITATVGAVIAWATKISKKKRRYKNKRTWITEFFEQRRRYGFYHTALPILKLEDLRFRNYFRMSTIQFEELLELVAPKITRQYAIRESIEAGQRLSICLRYLASGDSMTSMSYQYLVSLTAVSKIISETCQALWEILSPLVLVQCNESAWKAISHDFNEKWHFPHCIGAIDGKHVIIQSPEKSGSAYFNYKKTHSIVLLAMCDANYLFTYVDIGAFGRQSDGGIFKQSEMGQRFAQGMNVPAADEIYEESTTYPYVIVGDEAFPLTSYLMRPYPGRGELTTEKKIYNYRLSRARRVIKNAFGILAAQWRFYRKSAIAKVDTTEKMVKATIVLHNWLRKQDLSRRETFITPEMVDREGNDGSIIPGTWRNIVASNNSAFQDIAATSRHTHTRIAADIRNKFTEYFYEEGAVPWQFSQIY; the protein is encoded by the exons ATGTCATACAATCAACATCAATTATATGAGTGGCACAGAACATGTGagcaaataattcaaaaatataatgtggAAAACTTAAGAAGGCAAAAAATTGCGATTACGGCGACTGTTGGTGCAGTTATAGCTTGGGCAactaaaatttcaaagaaaaagcGACGTTATAAAAACAAACGTACTTGGATAACCGAATTTTTTGAACAACGTCGACGATATGGGTTTTACCATACGGCTTTACCTATATTAAAGTTAGAAGATTTACgctttcgaaattattttcgaatgaGTACTATACAATTTGAAGAATTATTGGAATTAGTTGCCCCAAAGATTACTCGAcaatatgctattcgtgaatCAATTGAAGCAGGACAACGCTTATCAATATGTTTGAG ataTTTAGCAAGTGGAGATAGCATGACATCTATGTCATACCAATACCTTGTAAGTTTAACAGCAGTATCAAAAATCATTTCGGAAACTTGTCAAGCCTTGTGGGAAATCTTATCACCACTTGTATTAGTACAATGTAATGAAAGTGCCTGGAAAGCAATTAGTCATGACTTCAATGAGAAATGGCATTTCCCACATTGCATTGGAGCTATAGATGGAAAGCATGTTATCATACag AGTCCTGAAAAATCTGGTTCAGCGTACTTCAACTATAAAAAGACCCACAGTATTGTACTCTTAGCTATGTGTGATGCTAATTATCTTTTCACTTACGTTGACATTGGAGCATTCGGTCGTCAAAGCGATGGTGGAATTTTCAAACAGTCTGAAATGGGTCAAAGATTTGCACAAGGAATGAATGTTCCGGCTGCAGATGAAATTTATGAAGAAAGTACTACATATCCATATGTAATAGTTGGAGATGAAGCGTTCCCACTAACTTCATATTTGATGCGTCCATATCCTGGCAGAGGTGAACTAACGACtgagaaaaagatttataattatcgattatCTCGAGCAAGAAGAGTAATCAAAAATGCGTTTGGAATACTTGCTGCACAATGGCgattttatagaaaatctGCTATTGCTAAAGTTGATACTACTGAGAAAATGGTAAAAGCAACAATAGTTTTGCATAATTGGCTTCGTAAGCAAGATTTGTCGAGAAGAGAAACATTTATAACACCTGAAATGGTTGATAGAGAAGGAAATGATGGATCAATAATACCGGGTACTTGGAGAAATATAGTTGCAAGTAATAATTCTGCTTTCCAAGACATTGCTGCTACTTCTAGACACACGCATACAAGAATAGCTGCAGATATTCGAAACAAATTCACTGAGTATTTTTATGAAGAAGGAGCCGTTCCATGgcaattttcacaaatatattag
- the LOC139817734 gene encoding uncharacterized protein, which translates to MKERGVRQGLIDRVEEVLRETKSNVRRGKEKGESFWMAKGLRQGCLLSPILFNLLIADIEDHMRKGGWGGVSVKGEKIYTLMYADDIAVLAEEEQDMRSMISRLEGYLDRKGLTLSTEKTKIIRFRKGGGRKKKYDWRWKGKKLEEVKEFKYLGYTLMANGRQEAHIRERRRKAARVMREVWGIGKRMWKKDCKRRIWLYDTLIWTVMGYGAKIWGWKERREVEGIHERYLRWTLGVNWRTPGYMVRDELEREKMGARASKRAWKFERKLEEGRGGKIAKKCLEEMKERWKKERIIGRWEQERKDYWEGIGVEKGGEEGLTEEAIEHKEKAKQRQERMGKIMESKYNRWYKRIRKDGIPEYLKKGWEEARWNRIARFRLGNEIREGLYWGKEEDKKCRICEKKEETWEHVWEECSRWEDWEGESWQDVVEKIMSEKGEGEEWMKAIEEMRSGGGGRKKRLRNRWLRKFI; encoded by the coding sequence atgaaagagagaggagtAAGGCAAGGACTGATAGATAGGGTGGAGGAAGTCCTGAGAGAAACAAAAAGCAATGTAAGAAggggaaaagaaaaaggggaATCATTCTGGATGGCGAAGGGATTAAGACAGGGCTGCCTGTTAAGCCCGATACTGTTTAACTTACTAATTGCAGACATAGAGGATCACATGAGGAAGGGCGGATGGGGGGGTGTGAGTGTAAAAGGGGAGAAGATATACACCCTAATGTACGCAGATGACATAGCAGTACTAGCGGAGGAGGAACAGGACATGAGATCCATGATAAGCAGGCTTGAGGGATACCTAGACAGGAAAGGCTTAACGCTGAGTACGGAGAAGACGAAGATAATAAGATTTAGAaaaggaggagggaggaagaagaaatatgaCTGGAGATGGAAGGGAAAGAAATTAGAAGAGGTCAAAGAATTCAAATATCTGGGGTACACGCTGATGGCGAATGGAAGGCAGGAGGCACATatcagagagagaagaaggaaggcaGCAAGGGTGATGAGGGAAGTGTGGGGAATAGGTAAAAGGATGTGGAAAAAGGACTGTAAAAGAAGGATCTGGCTGTATGATACACTGATATGGACGGTGATGGGATACGGGGCTAAAATATGGGGGTGGAAGGAAAGGAGGGAGGTAGAAGGGATACACGAGAGATACCTCAGATGGACACTCGGTGTAAACTGGAGGACCCCAGGGTACATGGTCAGGGACGAACTAGAAAGGGAAAAAATGGGAGCCAGAGCGAGCAAGAGAGCATGGAAATTCGAAAGAAAACTGGAAGAAGGTAGAGGAGGAAAAATAGCAAAGAAATGTTtggaagaaatgaaagaaagatgGAAGAAGGAAAGGATAATAGGAAGATGGGAGCAGGAGAGAAAGGATTACTGGGAAGGTATCGGGGTAGAAAAGGGAGGGGAGGAGGGACTGACGGAGGAGGCAATAGAACACAAGGAGAAAGCGAAACAAAGACAAGAAAGAATGGGAAAGATTATGGAATCGAAATACAACAGGTGGTATAAACGAATAAGGAAGGATGGGATACCGGAGTATCTAAAGAAGGGCTGGGAGGAGGCAAGATGGAACAGAATCGCAAGGTTCAGATTGGGCAACGAGATTAGGGAGGGACTATACTGGGGAAAAGAGGAAGACAAAAAATGCAGGATATgtgagaagaaggaggagacgTGGGAACATGTCTGGGAAGAGTGCTCGAGATGGGAAGATTGGGAGGGAGAGAGTTGGCAAGACGTGGTGGAGAAGATAATGAGTGaaaagggagagggggaggaaTGGATGAAAGCGATAGAAGAGATGAGGAGTGGGGGGggaggaaggaaaaagaggtTGAGAAATAGATGgctaagaaaatttatttaa